A portion of the bacterium genome contains these proteins:
- a CDS encoding nucleotidyl transferase AbiEii/AbiGii toxin family protein — protein MINLKAILDIASHQIAAAGVDCLLIGGFAVNYHGYTRNTLDVDFMIAAEQLDVVKNIMKQAGFTNIVIEENVAFFSAPDMPVRVDFLRVSPDTMQSLLANAISGNVHGCTLRIPALKDLLAMKIFALSQDIPRRMGKDLADIAYLSVLNNLDLESDLRPLCRQFGSIKSFELIREQVEGLKNT, from the coding sequence ATGATAAATCTGAAAGCCATCCTTGATATTGCGTCGCATCAGATTGCCGCTGCCGGTGTGGATTGCCTCCTGATCGGTGGATTTGCTGTCAATTATCATGGCTATACCCGTAACACTCTGGATGTGGATTTCATGATTGCGGCGGAACAGCTTGATGTGGTGAAAAACATCATGAAGCAAGCAGGATTTACGAATATCGTAATTGAAGAAAATGTGGCATTCTTCAGTGCCCCTGACATGCCTGTCCGTGTGGATTTTCTACGCGTGAGCCCTGATACGATGCAGTCCCTTCTCGCCAATGCCATTTCTGGCAACGTGCATGGCTGCACGCTCAGGATACCGGCGCTCAAAGATCTGCTGGCGATGAAAATATTTGCCTTATCCCAGGACATCCCGCGTCGCATGGGCAAGGATCTGGCTGATATCGCCTATTTGAGCGTGCTCAATAATTTGGATTTAGAATCGGATCTTCGCCCCCTATGCCGTCAGTTTGGATCCATCAAGAGTTTCGAACTTATTCGCGAACAGGTGGAAGGATTGAAAAATACATGA
- a CDS encoding glycosyltransferase — MISLAPGGLERLVVDWTNARNARHPGSTRICCLDDSGELAGQVKEGAGFRVQGSASQMPEVVVCVGAKRSRWPFDLAAVRRIRGELLGCIDNRRTPVVLHTHNLAAWQYGVLVKLMRKTSRTTVWGGCPHPPSAVPSRQADGDIRPTQDIRPTQDIRPTQDIRSTVHSSPSTAHEPRLTPPPLRLIYTQHGANVHNFGLRDRLRARLLACFTDELVAVSDATAEVMADRLWISRKRIRVVVNGVAASGQRAASFAKAPAAKEGSLLRQGSGGQGGQRDAFRIKAGIPVDARVVGTVGRLAQVKGADRLILAFAALNGSPVWGGCPHPPDSGLVREADEDIRPTTEGTGDKVWGGCPHPPRCFQADEDIRPTPKDEGADHSGAGVYLLLIGAGPERDALERQAQELGVADRVIFAGFQGDPAPYLAAMDVFVLPSRSEGLSVALLEAMAAGVPVAVTDVGANREVIEDGKCGVILPVDERQWPGVLAAMLNDPGGSAMKKQAAQERVRTHYSLETTLDGYETLYAPQELEQGSVCGVDVPIHLASDQSDRRMGTSAPQGTSAPQTNKKTDYDLL, encoded by the coding sequence GTGATATCGCTCGCCCCGGGGGGGTTGGAGCGGCTGGTGGTCGATTGGACGAATGCCCGGAATGCCCGTCACCCCGGTTCAACGCGGATCTGCTGTCTGGATGACTCAGGCGAGTTGGCGGGGCAGGTGAAGGAGGGGGCAGGGTTCAGGGTTCAGGGTTCAGCGTCGCAAATGCCGGAAGTGGTTGTGTGTGTTGGGGCCAAGCGCTCCCGCTGGCCCTTCGACCTTGCCGCCGTCCGGCGGATCCGGGGAGAGTTGTTGGGTTGTATTGACAACCGGCGTACGCCGGTTGTCCTCCACACCCACAATCTTGCCGCCTGGCAATACGGGGTGCTGGTGAAGCTGATGAGGAAAACGTCCAGGACCACGGTGTGGGGCGGATGTCCCCATCCGCCTTCTGCTGTCCCGAGTCGCCAGGCGGATGGGGACATCCGCCCCACACAGGACATCCGCCCCACACAGGACATCCGCCCCACACAGGACATCCGTTCCACAGTTCATTCCTCTCCATCAACGGCTCATGAGCCACGTTTAACGCCTCCGCCCCTCCGCCTCATCTACACCCAGCATGGAGCGAATGTTCATAACTTCGGGCTGCGTGACCGTTTGCGGGCCCGGCTCCTTGCATGCTTTACCGATGAACTGGTGGCTGTCTCCGATGCCACCGCGGAGGTCATGGCGGACAGGTTATGGATTTCCCGCAAACGCATCCGGGTCGTGGTGAATGGAGTGGCGGCCAGTGGGCAGAGGGCAGCCTCCTTCGCCAAGGCTCCGGCGGCCAAGGAAGGCAGCCTCCTACGCCAAGGCTCCGGCGGCCAAGGCGGGCAGAGGGACGCATTCAGGATTAAGGCGGGAATTCCCGTGGATGCACGGGTGGTTGGCACGGTTGGACGGCTGGCGCAGGTGAAGGGGGCCGACCGGTTGATATTGGCGTTTGCAGCGCTTAACGGCTCTCCGGTGTGGGGCGGATGTCCTCATCCGCCTGATTCTGGACTAGTCCGAGAGGCGGATGAGGACATCCGCCCCACAACAGAAGGCACAGGGGACAAAGTGTGGGGTGGATGTCCCCATCCACCTCGCTGCTTCCAGGCGGATGAGGACATCCGCCCCACACCAAAAGATGAGGGAGCGGATCATTCCGGGGCTGGCGTCTATCTCCTTCTCATTGGCGCCGGCCCGGAGCGTGACGCGCTGGAGCGGCAGGCGCAGGAACTTGGCGTGGCCGACCGGGTGATCTTTGCCGGGTTTCAGGGCGATCCGGCTCCTTATCTGGCGGCCATGGATGTGTTTGTGCTGCCATCCCGGAGTGAAGGGTTGTCCGTTGCGCTGCTGGAGGCGATGGCCGCCGGAGTACCCGTGGCCGTGACAGATGTGGGGGCCAATAGGGAAGTGATTGAGGATGGCAAATGCGGGGTCATCCTGCCGGTAGACGAGCGCCAATGGCCGGGAGTATTGGCGGCCATGTTGAATGATCCCGGGGGTAGTGCCATGAAAAAACAGGCGGCCCAGGAGCGCGTACGTACCCACTATTCCCTGGAGACTACGTTGGATGGCTATGAAACGCTTTATGCCCCACAAGAGCTGGAGCAGGGTTCAGTGTGTGGGGTGGATGTCCCCATCCACCTGGCATCTGACCAGTCCGACAGGCGGATGGGGACATCCGCCCCACAAGGGACATCCGCCCCACAAACAAACAAAAAAACAGACTATGACCTCCTTTGA
- a CDS encoding transposase, with protein sequence MTSFDPRPHRLAQIYQDYSPPLYFVTFCTMNRQPVLASDGVHQALIQYAEEAMSRVSVAVGRYVIMPDHVHLFVRGPDGFQLGIWIRGLKRCISLEITRMGATTPQQPECFACGVDVPIHLSSGQAARRMRTSAPQRTSAPQPPKQQKGKGLWQEGLFDHVVRHSESYREKWEYVWQNPVRAGLVRNAQEWPYQGEIVTIDRA encoded by the coding sequence ATGACCTCCTTTGATCCCAGGCCACATCGTCTTGCGCAAATTTATCAGGATTACTCGCCTCCTTTATATTTCGTGACATTCTGTACAATGAACAGGCAACCTGTATTGGCGAGTGATGGGGTGCACCAGGCACTGATTCAATATGCGGAGGAAGCCATGAGCCGGGTCTCTGTGGCCGTTGGCCGGTATGTAATCATGCCGGATCATGTGCATTTGTTTGTTCGAGGGCCGGATGGCTTTCAACTCGGCATCTGGATTCGGGGGCTGAAGCGATGCATTTCTCTTGAGATCACGCGGATGGGGGCCACCACCCCGCAACAACCGGAGTGTTTCGCGTGTGGGGTGGATGTCCCCATCCACCTGTCTTCCGGCCAGGCCGCTAGGCGGATGAGGACATCCGCCCCACAGAGGACATCCGCCCCACAACCACCGAAGCAACAGAAGGGTAAAGGCTTGTGGCAGGAAGGCTTATTTGATCATGTTGTCAGGCATTCTGAAAGTTATCGTGAAAAATGGGAGTATGTCTGGCAGAATCCAGTAAGGGCAGGTTTGGTGAGAAATGCGCAAGAATGGCCATATCAAGGGGAAATTGTGACTATCGACCGAGCCTGA
- a CDS encoding glycosyltransferase → MGTSAPQQLIIIMLITISNLFPRPDQPTRGLYNYYLFREMAKELLVNGYSLSGNSTNNQHPITNNHYLNICLVPEWRFWRWPAIRRWGVPKKFLSCPVDKLLSESPKGSLSSTAQQPNNITTVYLPVFYLPLLGRSLNWWFYSRALRGEFDDLDKAHAPVWGGCPHPPFPGPVREADEDIRPTEDIRPTEDIRPTTTTPICYVPWLYPDGVAVAHAIRGTGARLWLMALGSDTFHLQSPLRRRKILDACAQAEGIVCVAQVLADRLAAAGVSRAKLHVVPNGVDASLFRVRSREELLSGQAAELLRGESPMGVHLTTLLFVGNLVPVKGPDVLLRAFAALATALPAPVWGGCPHPPVFRPVGEADEDIRPTEDIRPTEDIRPTTRGEKPVGALLIIGSGPMRARLERMARDLGIADRVHFLGRRSREEVALWMNRADVLCLSSRSEGMPNVVLEARASGLPVVATPAGAIPELPLNQDHFLVVKSCRPEDLAEGLREMLARDLSRRVPDTAIVSWGQMAEKILKLLTSLK, encoded by the coding sequence ATGGGGACATCCGCCCCACAACAACTTATAATCATCATGCTCATCACGATCTCCAACCTATTCCCGCGCCCCGATCAGCCGACTCGGGGGCTGTACAACTACTACCTATTCCGGGAGATGGCGAAGGAGTTATTGGTTAATGGTTATTCGTTATCAGGTAATTCAACCAATAACCAACACCCAATAACTAATAACCATTATCTGAACATCTGCCTTGTCCCTGAATGGCGTTTTTGGCGCTGGCCTGCGATCCGGCGCTGGGGCGTGCCGAAAAAGTTTTTAAGTTGTCCAGTTGATAAGTTGTTAAGTGAAAGCCCAAAGGGCTCTCTCTCCTCAACAGCCCAGCAACCCAACAACATAACAACTGTCTACCTCCCCGTCTTCTATCTCCCCCTCCTCGGTCGTTCCCTCAACTGGTGGTTTTACTCTCGCGCGTTAAGGGGGGAATTCGACGACCTTGATAAAGCCCATGCTCCTGTGTGGGGTGGATGTCCCCATCCACCTTTCCCCGGACCAGTCCGAGAGGCGGATGAGGACATCCGCCCCACAGAGGACATCCGCCCCACAGAGGACATCCGCCCCACAACAACCACTCCCATTTGCTATGTTCCCTGGCTCTACCCGGATGGCGTGGCCGTCGCTCATGCGATCCGGGGGACGGGTGCCCGCCTTTGGCTCATGGCCCTGGGCTCGGATACCTTCCACCTCCAATCCCCCCTGCGCCGGCGTAAAATCCTGGACGCCTGCGCGCAGGCGGAGGGCATTGTCTGCGTCGCCCAGGTGCTGGCCGACCGTCTTGCTGCGGCCGGGGTGTCCCGCGCAAAGCTGCATGTCGTGCCGAATGGAGTGGATGCCTCCTTGTTCCGGGTGCGGAGCCGGGAGGAGTTGTTGAGTGGTCAAGCTGCTGAGTTGTTGAGGGGAGAGAGCCCGATGGGAGTTCACTTAACAACCCTCCTCTTCGTCGGCAACCTGGTCCCCGTCAAAGGGCCGGACGTGCTACTGCGCGCCTTTGCAGCGCTCGCCACGGCACTGCCTGCTCCTGTGTGGGGTGGATGTCCCCATCCACCTGTCTTCCGGCCAGTAGGAGAGGCGGATGAGGACATCCGCCCCACAGAGGACATCCGCCCCACAGAGGACATCCGCCCCACAACCAGAGGAGAAAAACCTGTCGGGGCCCTTCTCATTATCGGCTCCGGCCCGATGCGCGCCCGGCTTGAGCGCATGGCCCGTGACCTCGGCATTGCCGACCGGGTCCACTTCCTGGGGCGGCGGTCCCGCGAAGAGGTGGCCTTGTGGATGAACCGGGCGGATGTGTTGTGTTTGTCGAGCCGGAGCGAAGGCATGCCGAATGTGGTGCTGGAGGCGCGGGCGAGCGGACTGCCGGTAGTGGCCACGCCGGCAGGGGCGATCCCGGAATTGCCGCTGAATCAGGATCATTTCCTGGTGGTGAAGTCATGCCGTCCGGAGGATCTGGCCGAGGGCCTGCGCGAGATGCTGGCCCGTGACCTGTCCAGGCGCGTCCCTGATACCGCGATTGTCTCCTGGGGGCAGATGGCAGAGAAGATATTGAAGTTACTAACGAGTTTGAAATAA
- a CDS encoding glycosyltransferase, with protein MDFIIIANAWSAGKDNPTSKHRIAIELVRQGHRVLWIEGSGMRTPSVGSSSDRLRMVRKVVASLRGARREEVSGGHCVAKAMQGRQWVAGSPESESSMPPHISHLTSHPSLTPPSLHILSPLFIPLPRYERVRRLNGLICRLSMRFWAWRLGFADPVLINYVPVLAEAMRGWRKGQEAEGQVAADVPAADCPERSLSGQNIVRRDGERHLGALSSDKSNIYGLKSKVSPRAPRVVYHCVDRWDAFAMYDSAMMGEMDQRCCRYADLVIASAGELYERCKAINPHTVLIPHGVDWEHFRRGVPKIPVSGPGKNLASDRNLSLDRNLFPVWGGCPHPPGSGPVREADEDIRPTSSAPDPASATIGFFGLLSEWVDQELILRLAQEFPRATMVLIGKADVAVTRLQGISNIQLLGPKPFSELPDYVAGFTVGIIPFVVNDLTRSVNPIKLREMLSAGCPVVSTDLPEVARYQRSNEGATPCPAVWGGCPHPPFPGPAREADGDIRPTPGMAPPPPVQVAHDHDEFVAKVRRVLERPLSPQGRRAVSDSMASETWTAKVGEILALLTNN; from the coding sequence ATGGACTTTATTATCATCGCCAATGCCTGGAGTGCGGGGAAGGATAACCCGACAAGCAAGCACCGGATTGCCATTGAACTGGTCCGGCAGGGACACCGTGTCCTCTGGATTGAAGGCTCCGGCATGCGCACCCCCAGCGTCGGGTCATCCTCAGACCGCCTCCGGATGGTGAGGAAGGTCGTCGCCTCGCTCCGGGGAGCGCGGAGGGAGGAAGTGAGCGGTGGGCACTGCGTCGCCAAGGCTATGCAGGGCAGGCAGTGGGTAGCAGGCAGTCCAGAGTCAGAATCCAGTATGCCTCCCCACATCTCACATCTTACATCTCACCCCTCACTGACCCCTCCTTCTCTCCATATCCTCTCCCCTCTCTTCATTCCGCTCCCTCGCTATGAGCGGGTTCGGCGTCTCAACGGACTGATTTGCCGGCTCAGCATGCGGTTCTGGGCATGGCGGCTCGGGTTTGCGGACCCGGTCCTGATCAATTATGTCCCAGTGCTGGCAGAGGCGATGCGCGGCTGGCGCAAAGGGCAAGAGGCCGAAGGACAGGTGGCAGCCGACGTCCCGGCGGCTGATTGCCCGGAGCGGTCACTAAGTGGCCAAAACATCGTTCGCCGGGACGGCGAACGCCACCTTGGCGCTTTGTCTTCAGATAAGTCTAATATCTATGGTCTGAAGTCTAAGGTCTCACCACGCGCCCCGCGCGTGGTGTATCACTGCGTCGACCGCTGGGATGCCTTTGCCATGTATGACTCCGCGATGATGGGTGAGATGGATCAACGGTGCTGCCGATATGCTGATCTAGTCATTGCCTCTGCCGGTGAGTTGTATGAGCGCTGTAAAGCCATCAATCCCCATACGGTGTTGATTCCCCATGGTGTGGATTGGGAGCATTTCAGGAGAGGGGTGCCGAAAATACCGGTGTCAGGGCCCGGTAAGAACCTGGCTTCTGATAGGAACTTGTCTCTCGACAGGAATTTGTTTCCTGTGTGGGGCGGATGTCCCCATCCGCCTGGCTCTGGACCAGTCCGAGAGGCGGATGAGGACATCCGCCCCACATCCAGTGCGCCTGACCCCGCTTCCGCTACCATCGGTTTCTTCGGCCTGCTGTCCGAGTGGGTGGATCAGGAGCTGATCCTGAGGCTTGCGCAGGAATTCCCTCGCGCGACGATGGTTCTTATCGGTAAGGCGGATGTGGCGGTGACGCGGTTGCAGGGCATCTCGAATATCCAGCTGCTGGGGCCAAAACCCTTCTCTGAATTGCCTGATTACGTGGCCGGTTTCACCGTGGGGATCATTCCCTTTGTGGTGAATGACCTGACCCGCTCGGTCAATCCCATCAAGCTACGCGAGATGCTCTCGGCCGGTTGTCCGGTGGTTTCCACTGATTTACCTGAAGTCGCCCGGTACCAGCGCTCGAATGAGGGGGCCACCCCTTGCCCTGCGGTGTGGGGTGGATGTCCTCATCCACCTTTCCCCGGACCAGCCCGAGAGGCGGATGGGGACATCCGCCCCACACCTGGAATGGCCCCCCCGCCCCCCGTGCAGGTGGCTCATGATCATGATGAGTTTGTGGCGAAGGTGAGGCGGGTGTTGGAACGACCGCTTTCGCCACAGGGACGCAGGGCGGTCAGTGACTCGATGGCCAGCGAGACTTGGACCGCAAAGGTGGGCGAAATCCTTGCCCTGTTAACCAATAACTGA
- a CDS encoding serine acetyltransferase has translation MNLFTLIRSDMRAKARWLYGDDSLRNVVKARLTDGSTAMILYRWMQWAQHHHLAPLAMLFNKLIVMGGCIIGRGADFGEGFVLVHSIGVVINTSVKGGRNVVLEHQVTIGAEKGASPVLGDQVFVGAGAKIIGAISLGNGAKVGANAVVLDDVPAGATVVGIPAKVVKRRGDLTTNLGNEEIQIKKRV, from the coding sequence ATGAACCTGTTTACCCTAATCCGGTCCGATATGCGCGCGAAGGCGCGGTGGTTGTACGGGGATGACTCCCTGCGCAACGTCGTGAAGGCGCGTCTGACCGATGGTTCCACCGCGATGATTCTCTATCGCTGGATGCAGTGGGCGCAGCACCATCACCTCGCTCCGCTCGCCATGCTTTTCAATAAACTTATTGTCATGGGAGGGTGTATCATCGGGCGGGGAGCCGACTTCGGCGAGGGATTCGTCCTGGTGCACAGTATCGGCGTGGTCATCAATACCTCGGTCAAGGGGGGGCGCAACGTGGTCCTCGAGCATCAGGTGACCATCGGCGCGGAAAAAGGGGCCTCACCGGTTCTGGGTGACCAGGTGTTTGTCGGTGCCGGGGCCAAGATCATCGGCGCTATTTCGCTTGGTAATGGCGCCAAAGTCGGCGCCAATGCCGTGGTATTGGATGACGTCCCTGCCGGCGCCACCGTGGTGGGCATTCCGGCTAAAGTCGTGAAGAGAAGAGGGGACCTCACCACTAATTTGGGAAATGAAGAAATCCAGATTAAGAAAAGAGTTTGA
- a CDS encoding glycosyltransferase family 2 protein, which translates to MVIAFIVVMGVLVYTWLVYPALVLWLGRKVAAHSAPPTSEQKELPVVAILFSAHNEESVIRQRLENLAALDYPADRIHVFAGIDGGSDRTAEIALGWAQSHSNVHIIISPENHGKTVMLKKLVASQGTVGSLRRQGYGGQGGQWADRNGVAADVPAAEGQLAGEYVRRSTRSRQAEDPPTPRLLRAGVERHLEEHLLVFTDANTMFAPDALRRLVAPLADPAVGGVCGRLVLTEQNPPSKKNGGRRSVGAGAADEATYWSLETRLKVAESALDSCLGANGAIYAIRAGLFPAHFPDNTIIDDFVIGMKVREQGRRLVYEPAAVAVEELPATVEAEWRRRVRIGAGAYQALALCWRCLLPRYGGFAWMFWSHKVLRWFTPHLLVAGGALLGCLVVRWLSQDAEAPPSSSTHQLINLTTVCLLALASAVVITKRGRKGLKLLGYFLAMQAALFVGFLRFCKGNLRGTWKRTER; encoded by the coding sequence ATGGTCATTGCATTCATAGTGGTGATGGGGGTGCTGGTTTACACCTGGCTGGTATATCCGGCCTTGGTGCTGTGGTTGGGGCGCAAAGTCGCGGCGCATAGCGCCCCTCCCACATCGGAGCAAAAAGAACTGCCTGTGGTTGCTATCCTCTTCTCCGCCCACAACGAAGAATCCGTCATCCGCCAGCGGCTGGAGAATCTGGCGGCGCTGGATTATCCCGCTGACCGCATTCATGTCTTCGCCGGGATCGATGGCGGCTCCGACCGCACTGCCGAAATCGCTCTCGGCTGGGCCCAGTCCCACTCCAATGTCCACATCATCATCTCCCCGGAAAACCATGGCAAGACGGTGATGTTGAAGAAGTTAGTTGCGAGTCAGGGGACAGTGGGCAGCCTCCGTCGCCAAGGCTATGGAGGCCAGGGTGGGCAGTGGGCAGACCGGAATGGGGTGGCAGCCGACGTCCCGGCGGCTGAGGGACAACTGGCGGGCGAATACGTTCGCCGTTCGACTCGCTCACGGCAGGCCGAGGACCCGCCTACGCCAAGGCTACTTCGGGCAGGCGTCGAACGCCACCTTGAGGAGCACCTCCTGGTTTTCACCGACGCCAATACCATGTTCGCTCCGGATGCCCTGCGCCGCCTGGTGGCGCCCTTGGCGGATCCGGCCGTCGGCGGGGTATGTGGGCGATTGGTTTTGACAGAGCAAAACCCTCCATCGAAAAAAAATGGAGGGCGCCGCTCTGTCGGCGCCGGTGCTGCTGATGAGGCGACCTACTGGAGCCTGGAGACGCGGCTCAAGGTTGCGGAGAGTGCGCTGGATTCCTGTCTGGGCGCCAATGGCGCGATCTATGCGATTAGGGCAGGATTGTTTCCGGCGCATTTTCCGGATAACACGATCATTGATGACTTTGTGATCGGGATGAAGGTGAGGGAACAGGGCCGGCGACTGGTGTATGAGCCGGCGGCGGTGGCGGTGGAGGAGCTGCCCGCGACGGTTGAGGCCGAATGGCGGCGCAGGGTCAGGATCGGTGCCGGCGCCTATCAGGCCCTCGCCTTGTGCTGGCGCTGTCTGTTGCCGCGCTATGGGGGTTTTGCCTGGATGTTCTGGTCGCATAAAGTGCTCCGGTGGTTTACGCCGCATTTGTTGGTGGCGGGGGGGGCGTTGTTAGGTTGTTTAGTTGTCAGGTGGTTAAGTCAGGACGCGGAGGCCCCTCCCTCCTCATCAACTCATCAACTCATCAACTTAACAACCGTATGCCTTCTCGCGCTGGCCAGCGCGGTGGTGATTACGAAGAGAGGCCGGAAGGGTCTTAAATTGCTGGGCTATTTCCTGGCCATGCAGGCCGCCCTGTTTGTGGGGTTCCTGCGCTTCTGCAAAGGCAACCTCCGCGGCACCTGGAAACGGACCGAAAGATAA
- a CDS encoding SDR family oxidoreductase gives MIEQGKTYLVMGLLDPNSIAYFIGRTIEQFGGKVIYSVQNEVVQKRYLNASKLLTAEEKSKLDLRFCDVSDESQVEALFAGLGSLAGVVHSIAYANPKTCMGNEFHTRSMADVLKSYQISCASLATISQCAAPHLTNGGGIVALSFDTHHVYPQYNWMGVHKAALEALVRALARRHGRDKIRVNAISSGPVATMAASKIPEFEHIGNIWAQTSPIPWDPVADRQAVANAAAFLLSPLAAKITGQILAVDGGAAIMGGPLMDHERTI, from the coding sequence ATGATTGAACAGGGCAAAACTTATCTGGTTATGGGACTGCTTGACCCGAACTCCATTGCGTACTTCATCGGCCGCACGATTGAACAATTTGGCGGGAAAGTGATTTATTCTGTGCAAAACGAGGTGGTGCAGAAGCGCTATCTTAACGCCAGCAAACTTCTGACCGCTGAGGAAAAAAGCAAACTGGACCTGCGTTTCTGCGATGTGTCGGATGAATCCCAGGTTGAAGCCCTCTTTGCCGGGCTGGGCTCCCTGGCGGGCGTGGTGCATTCCATCGCCTATGCCAACCCTAAGACCTGCATGGGGAACGAGTTCCATACCCGCTCCATGGCGGATGTCCTCAAGTCCTACCAGATCAGTTGTGCCTCGCTTGCCACCATCAGCCAATGTGCCGCTCCGCATCTGACGAATGGCGGCGGAATCGTGGCGCTGTCGTTTGATACCCACCATGTCTATCCCCAATATAACTGGATGGGCGTCCACAAGGCGGCGTTGGAAGCCCTGGTTCGCGCCTTGGCCCGCCGTCATGGCCGGGACAAGATCCGCGTGAATGCCATCTCCTCCGGCCCGGTGGCCACCATGGCTGCCAGTAAAATTCCTGAGTTCGAACATATCGGCAATATCTGGGCGCAAACCAGTCCTATCCCCTGGGATCCCGTTGCGGACCGGCAGGCCGTGGCCAATGCCGCTGCCTTTTTGCTCAGTCCGTTGGCCGCCAAAATCACAGGCCAGATTCTCGCCGTCGATGGCGGCGCCGCCATCATGGGCGGTCCCCTCATGGACCACGAACGGACCATTTGA
- a CDS encoding HAMP domain-containing sensor histidine kinase — MTSTTTSSGPDTCYAPAARMTDSEIHEYAQSMVGNPVIDTLLKSMGGFLAILNEQRQILVANESFLKAIGVSDVSGVLGLRPGEALQCIHPSEHEGGCGTTEYCATCGVVVAIMTCLGSNEAVECPCSLAVRKEGVNKNLYFSVRAYPLTLGERRLVVLFMQDISAHQRRAVLERSFFAEINSTIASALGRSKLMLTANAERGRMLAEDIFGALIKLAQEVRIQKALVQETGGEFFPLLRLTAVAEVLKEVAKSVQAFPVAQGKSLLVGDKTAGLKFKVDSWLLQRVLGGMVMNALEASAKGDDVRISAELNRSVVTFSVWNRQAIPAEVTKRIFQQNFTTHAELGRGMGTYFMKVIGEQSLGGKVDFSTSETDGTVFRISLKI; from the coding sequence ATGACCTCAACCACTACGTCGTCAGGTCCTGATACGTGCTATGCGCCGGCCGCCCGAATGACGGATTCGGAAATTCATGAGTACGCCCAGTCGATGGTGGGGAATCCCGTCATTGACACCCTGTTGAAATCCATGGGCGGGTTTCTGGCCATTCTCAATGAGCAGCGGCAGATCCTTGTCGCCAACGAGTCGTTCTTAAAGGCAATCGGGGTCTCGGATGTCAGTGGGGTTCTGGGGCTCCGTCCCGGGGAGGCGCTCCAGTGCATTCATCCCTCCGAGCATGAGGGCGGTTGCGGGACGACGGAGTATTGCGCCACCTGCGGCGTGGTGGTGGCCATTATGACCTGCCTGGGGAGTAACGAGGCGGTGGAGTGTCCCTGTTCCCTCGCGGTCCGTAAAGAGGGCGTGAATAAGAATTTGTATTTCAGCGTGAGGGCCTATCCCCTGACCTTGGGGGAGCGGCGGCTGGTCGTCCTGTTTATGCAGGATATCAGTGCGCACCAGAGACGGGCCGTTCTGGAACGCTCCTTTTTTGCCGAGATCAACAGCACGATCGCGTCGGCGCTGGGCCGGAGCAAGTTGATGCTGACGGCCAATGCGGAGCGCGGCCGTATGCTTGCGGAAGATATTTTCGGGGCCTTGATCAAGCTGGCTCAGGAGGTCCGGATTCAAAAGGCACTGGTCCAGGAAACGGGCGGGGAATTTTTTCCACTGTTGCGCCTGACCGCCGTTGCTGAGGTATTGAAGGAGGTCGCGAAATCCGTTCAGGCCTTTCCGGTGGCACAAGGGAAAAGCCTGCTGGTGGGGGATAAAACGGCCGGACTTAAATTCAAGGTGGATTCCTGGCTCCTGCAACGGGTGCTCGGGGGGATGGTGATGAACGCGTTGGAGGCCTCTGCGAAGGGCGATGACGTCCGTATTTCCGCGGAACTGAATCGCTCGGTCGTGACGTTTTCCGTGTGGAACCGCCAAGCGATCCCGGCGGAGGTCACCAAGCGGATTTTTCAGCAGAATTTCACGACCCATGCCGAACTGGGGCGGGGAATGGGTACCTATTTCATGAAGGTGATCGGCGAACAGTCCCTTGGCGGGAAGGTCGATTTTTCAACTTCCGAGACCGACGGAACGGTCTTCCGGATCAGTTTGAAGATTTAG